The DNA region CTGATTTTCCACAACCGTAGTAGCTTCGGTTACTTCACCAAAATATACATTTCTCAAGAACATAATCCATTTGTCAGACGTAAGACTATTAGAAAGATTAAGCTTTGTACGGGGTACGGCCTCTTCTAAATACACTCTACTATCTTCTGGAAAATACGTATCTACCAGACCGGCATTTTCCAATACTTCGGAAGAATTAATATCTCCTATTTGGTTGGTTTTTGAAAACGTACCCGCTAGATCGGATTTCAATCTCCACTTATCACTTAAAGTTGCCTGGTGAGTGATAACCACATCCAACCCACGAGATTCTGTGTTAATGGCATTTGCAAAGAAAGAAGCAGCTGTTGCGTTAGCCTGACTCAATAAATTGTCCAATTCCGTTCCTGTACCAGGACCTTCAAACTGACCTGTATAGACTACTCTATCATTGATTTCAACATAATAGCCATCAACAGTAATCGTCAAATTAGCATCAGGAATCTTTGCTGTAAGCCCTAGGCTAACACTGCTGGAAGTTTCTTCTTTTAATTCTGGAATGCCCAAAAGTTTAGCCGCACGACTGTCATTTGCAAAAGTTCCCACCTCTTGAGGATCACCATTCTGATCAAAAATAGTTGATGTAGAATTGAAATTGATCTGATGTAAAGAAGGAGCCCTAAAACCCGTATTGGCAGCACCTCTAATGTTTAAATTATCAGAAATTTTATAACGAGCAGCCAATTTAAAATTGATGGTAGAACCAAAATCGCTATAATCTTCAAAACGTGTGGCGAAACTGGCCAAAAACTTTTCAGAAAAATCTGCTTCTATATCTATATAACCGGCCACACTACTTCTTCCTCTAGACAACTCATTTGTTGGTCCAAAACCTGGGAAAACTTGAGATCCACCCGGTCTAGCACTTCCAAAGAAATCTGTTGGTACACGTATGTCCGAATTTGGGTTTGGAATTGTAGCCCCCTCATCAGTTAATAAAGGGGTGCCAGAATCATCCCTAAGTATATCATCATAAGCATTGTTTATTTTTCCGGTACCATCATACTGGCCATATGAGGCTGGCTCCCCTGCAACTATATCATAGTTTTCTACACGATATTCTGCTCCAAAAGCAACGTTTAGGCCAGACATGGTATCTTCGAAGAAACGAGTCACATCTAAATTGGCCGTATTCTGGGCAAAGGAAAATCCACCCGCATCAAAAGTTGTTGGCGATGAATTCTGCATAGACGCATTAAAGGTGTTACCTATAGTATATAAGAAAGAGTTCTTTCCATAGGTGTTACTTAAATCCACATCCCACTCATTAATCTTTCCTTTAACACCTACAGATAACGACCTATCCTTAATAGCCGAATTAATTTCGGGCAAGAAACCGTTATTATAGGCGGGTGTATATGTTCTACTTTGATTTGGCAAACGATAAAAGCCTGCAGAATTTCCTGTTCTAGAACTGATACCTGCAAAAGAATACACCTCCGTTCCGTTATCATCTAACGGCAAGGAAAAATTGGCAAAGATCCTTCCTCCTCGTAAGGCGGACTGGCCAACCCTCATGTTGTAATCACTCCTTTGTTGATTTCTTTCTGCAAGTTCGGCGTCCGTGACATCATTAGATAGAGGATTATAAAATGTTATGTTCCCATTGCCATCCGTCCTTGTTGGGCTATGCAGTTCAGCTGGCGAGAACCCGCTTATAATATCTCTATCGTTTTGGTCAAAAAAAGATAAGTTTTGAGATAATCTAACTACATCTGCATCTTGCAGATTAGCTATATCCAAATTTTCGCCTAATGCTAATCTCTCAATAGAATTATATGCATTAAAAACACCACCTTCCCACTCTTTCATTCTGCCGTAAGCTTGGCGAACATCAAAATCACCGGAAAGATTCAAGAAACCTCCGTTTTCCCCCAAAGGAACCCCATAACTTGCCGCAATGTTGGTAGTAGCACCATCTACACCACCGGTTTGATCATTGGCATTCTTAGAGAAATTAGCACCACTCGTGACCGTCATATTCAATTCATTTACGCTTTTATTCAATACAATGTTGATTACCCCTGCAATGGCATCGGAACCATATTGTGCGGCCGCTCCATCTCGCAACACTTCAATACGTTGTATTGCTGCTGCCGGTATAGCATTTAAATCCGTACCAACACTACCACGCCCAAAAGTTCCATTAACATTAATAAGGGAAGAGGTATGTCTTCGTTTTCCATTGATCAAGACCAATACCTGATCAGGACCTAGACCACGTAAAGAAGCTGGGTCAACGTGATCCGTACCGTCTGAAATAGTCTGGGTATTGGATGTAAATGAAGGTGCTACATAATTTAATATCTGATTCAGGTTCACCTGAGGCGCAACACTATTCAGCTCCTTCATACTAATAACATCTACCGGAACCGTACTTTCAGTAGCCGTTCTGTTGGGGTTACGAGAACCAACAATAATCACCTCTGAAAGCGCTACCCCAGAAGAAAGTTGTACACTCATTCCTCCAGCCGCAGCGGTCACTTCTTTGGTTTCATAACCAATGTAAGAAACGACCAACTTGTCTCCTACCTCGGCATCAATTGAAAATAAACCATCAAAATCCGTAGTGGAACCTGTAGTTGTTCCCTTTACTACTACCGAGGCTCCAGGTAGGGGGCCACCTTCTTCATCTAACACTGTACCCGTTATTTGAGCACTGGCAATTCCTATGACACTCAAAAAGAGCGCATAGCATAAAAAATACTGCTTTTTCATATTCATAAGTTTGAGTTAATTGTTGAGAAGTTAAGTATTTTTATTTTCATTGTAAGAAAACGACTAAAAATATAATCTTAAAAAAATGTTCTTTAGTAACTAATAAGTCCAATTTTGTACTTTTGATTTAAAAATATATCGATGCAAAATATCATTGACCGCTTTCTTAAATATGTCAAAATAGACACCCAAAGCGACCCCAATTCAAAAACGACCCCGAGTACTGAAAAACAATGGTATTTAGCAGATTTACTGGTTGAAGAACTACTGGAAATAGGAATGGAAGAAGTTTCTATTGACAACAAGGCTTACATCACCGCAACATTGCCCAGCAACATTAACATTGATGTGCCGACCATCGGTTTTATTTCTCATTTTGATACTTCACCCGATTTTTCAGGAACGGATGTGAATCCACAGATTATTGAGAATTATGATGGTAAGGATATTGTCCTGAACCACATGGAGAACATTATTCTCTCTCCTGATTATTTTGAGGATTTATTACAGTACAAAGGTCAAACCTTGATTACTACAGATGGCACTACCCTTCTTGGTGCCGATGATAAGGCCGGGATTACGGAAATTATCACGGCAATGGAATACCTTATCAACCATCCGGAAATAAAACATGGTAAAATTAGAGTAGGTTTTACGCCAGATGAGGAAATTGGTCGTGGAGCTCACCATTTTGATGTTGAAAAGTTTGGTGCCGATTGGGCATACACTATGGACGGAAGCCAAGTTGGCGAACTGGAATACGAAAATTTTAATGCAGCCAGTGCCAAGGTTGTTATTAAAGGTAAAAGTGTACACCCCGGCTATGCTAAAAACAAAATGGTAAATGCCATAAGTATCGCCAGTGAATTTCTTGAAATTTTACCTCCTGAAGAAACCCCACAAAACACTTCGGGCAGAGAAGGTTTTTTTCACGTTCATCATATACAAGGCGAAATTGAGCATGCCGAGTTTGAAATGATCATTCGTGATCACGACAAGTCTTACTTTGAAAACAGAAAACAGCTGCTCCGTGATATTGCGGAAAAATTAAATGACATTCACGGTAATTGTATCGATCTAGAAATAAAAGATCAGTACTTCAACATGCGTGAAAAAGTTGAACCTGTTTTTCACATTGTAGAACTAGCAAAAGAGGCAATGGAAGCCATGCGTGTTACGCCGATCATTAAACCCATACGCGGCGGAACGGATGGTTCACAACTGAGCTATATGGGGCTACCTTGCCCTAATATCTTTGCAGGCGGACACAATTTTCACGGAAAATATGAATATGTTCCTGTGGAAAGCATGATAAAGGCTACTGAGGTAATCATTAAAATATGTGAACTGGCGGCAAAAAAGGCAGAATAGTGTCAAATCCTTATCTTTAGGAAAGAAACTCTAAAAAAACCAAGTTCATGGATGCATCCAAAAAGGTAGCAGCCTATTATGGCAATGAACATCATTTTAAAAATGGTATTGCACAGTTACGCAAATTGGCGTTACAAACCGAGTTGGTAGAAACTTACAAATGGAGCATTCCAACATACACTATTAATGAGAAGAATGTTCTTGCCATTTGTAAGTTCAAAAAACATTTTGGAATCTGGTTTTTTAACGGTGTCTTTTTAAGCGATTCCGAAAACCTATTGGAAAATGCCCAAGAGGGAAAAACCCAAGCCATGCGCCATTGGAAGTTTTATTCCGAAGACGATATCAATGCCATGAAAGTTTCAGCATATATTAATGAGGCGATTGAAAACCAGAAAAAAGGTCTTACGTTAATTAAAAGTTCAAAAAAGAAAGTAACGAATGTGATTCTCCCCCTAGAGTTGAAAGAAGCTTTTAAAACACAGCAAAAAGCTAAAAGTGCTTTCAAAGAACTATCGCCTTACAAACAAAAAGAATACGTAGAATATATTGCCAGTGCTAAACGCAAGACCACAAAGCTAAATCGTTTAGAGAAAATCTTACCCATGATTATTGAAGGTAAGGGACTGAATGATGTGTATAGATAAAAAAGCTCCCAAAGCCCTGTTTAATATGGGTTTGGGAGCATTATATTTTTAAAGCATTGGAAGTTCCCAGCCGTTTTGGTAGTTGGAGGTAATTAGCTTGTTCGCTTCTTCTTCCTTAAATTTTCCTGCAGCGTCATCCCAATAGATACGATTGCCGGTTTTAAAAGCAACATTACCCATATGCGATACCATAGCAGCATCGTAACCTACTTTTATAGGCGCGTTTAGTTTGGAGTTGTCCCGGCTTTTTACGGCGTCAATAAAGTTTGCCGTATGTAGATCGAGTCCGCTTGCTTCGCCTTTATTGTATGAAACAGCTTCTATTTTTGGTGTTCCCTTTTTACCCCAACCTGCAAACTCTTCTTCTGGTATTACTTCCCAACCGTTGCGATCTACTACTAAGGTGCCATTGTTACCTATAAAAGCGATACCGTGGTTACGTCCATAATTTCCGCCGTCAATTCCTGTGGCGTGCTCCCAAAGGATTGAAAATTTATCATATTCAAAAACCGTCTGTAATGTATCCGGAGTTTCGGAAGCATCATTTGGGTACGCAAACTTTCCGCCCAGCGCCATTACCGATTTTGGGTTTCCTGCTTTCATTCCGTATAAAGCGTAATCCAATAAATGCACGCCCCAATCAGTCATTAATCCACCTGCATAATCCCAAAACCACCTAAAATTAAAATGAAATCGGTTTGCGTTAAAAGCCCGTTCTGGAGCCGGACCTAACCACATTTTATAATCTACTCCTTCCGGAGCAGCTGAATCCGCAACAACCGGAACCGGTTTCATCCAACCTTGATAAGCCCATGCTTTTGCCAGTCTAATGCTTCCCAGTTTTCCGGAATGCACAAAATTAATGGCATCCACAAAGTGAGGTTGACTACGTTGCCATTGCCCCACCTGAACCATACGGTCACTGGAACTCGCATAGTTTAACATGATATTTGCCTCCTGAATAGAGTTTGCTATGGGTTTCTCGCAATACACATCTTTACCTGCCGTAAGTGCATCCGTCAATTGTAAACAGTGCCAATGATCGGGCGTACCAATTATGACCACATCAATATCCTTATTTTCCAGTAGCTTGCGATAATCACGGTACCACATAGGCTTTTTTACGCCCGCTTTTTCCAAATCTGCTGTTCTTGCTTTTAGCACGGCCTCATCTACATCACATAATGCCATTACACTGATCTCGCTCATTTTAAGCATTGAGGTCAGGTCACTAAAACCCATACCCTTACAACCAATAAGCCCAACATTAATTTGGTCATTGGGACCTACCTTTTTGCGCATGCTAGCCAAAAGCTCCATAGGAAATAAAAATGCGGCACTTGAGCCTGCCAGGGCCAATGAACTTTTCTTGATAAAGTTTCTTCTATTATGGTACATTGTTCAAGTTGTTTTATTGAGAACATGAATATACTAATTTAGGCTAGCACAAGACCAAAAAAAACACCGCTAGTTCGTAGCGGTGTTTTTCATATACTTAAAATGTGTTTTTACTTCTTTTCGGGAGCGTTTAATTTTTTGCTCATTTCCATTGAAATGGAGGAACGATCAAACTTTAACTTACCTGCCATGGTCTCTAATATGCAAGAAAAATCATTGTCATTTAATTCCATGATCTTTCCGTGCAAACCACTTTTTGTAATTACCCTATCGCCTCTTTTTAATTCAGCTGCGAATTTTTTTTCATCCTTTTGACGTTTCATTTGTGGACGTATCATAAAGAAGTACGCAACCACAAAAATCAATATCATTGGAAGAAACTGTCCTATATCACCCATGTTTTTTGTCTCTGATCTGTTATTATTTTGTTGGTCCTACTGGAGCAGCTCCTTTAGGATTAACAAAAGCCTTAATACGTAATTGCTCAGTACCTTTTTCAGTATTGGCGTTTACGGTAATAGTTTTAGTTACTTGGTTTTGACCTGATCCGTTAAACTTAACAACCAACTCACCTGTTTCACCTGGTGCGATAGGGTCTTTTGGTGGATTTGGTACTGTACAACCACATGAACTGGTAGCATTTGTAATGATCAAAGGTGCATTACCCGTATTGGTAAAAGTAAAAATAGTTTCTTGAGGGGTACCTTGTTCTATAGTTCCAAAATCATGCTCCGCTTTTGCGAACTCCATTACCGGAACTTGCTTACCAGCTTCATCACGCTGAGCAGCTTCGGCAACATTATCGGATTTTACTTTACTTGACGCATTTTCTTTACACGATACGAACGCCAAAAGCGAACATATACTTAAGGCAAAAAATGTTTTTCTCATAACTCTAACTTTAATTTGGGGTAAAATTAATCATTTATTTTAAATGAGCCCTCTGCCCATTTTATTCAGCTTTCCTTCCTTTTTGTAATCTTTTACTAAATTATCTAGAATGCCGTTGATAAAAATACTGCTTTTAGGAGTAGAATATTCTTTTGCAATCTCTAAAAATTCGTTAATAGTTACCTTTTCTGGTATGGAAGGGAAGTTCAGTAGTTCGCAAATGGCCATTTTTAATAAAATAGCATCCATATCCGCAATTCGGTCTTTATCCCAATTTGGAGTTTTCCCTTCAATTTCCTTAGTGAGTTCACCATCTTTCAACAAGGTTTTTCTAAGAAGTTTCTTTG from Zobellia alginiliquefaciens includes:
- a CDS encoding TonB-dependent receptor, whose translation is MKKQYFLCYALFLSVIGIASAQITGTVLDEEGGPLPGASVVVKGTTTGSTTDFDGLFSIDAEVGDKLVVSYIGYETKEVTAAAGGMSVQLSSGVALSEVIIVGSRNPNRTATESTVPVDVISMKELNSVAPQVNLNQILNYVAPSFTSNTQTISDGTDHVDPASLRGLGPDQVLVLINGKRRHTSSLINVNGTFGRGSVGTDLNAIPAAAIQRIEVLRDGAAAQYGSDAIAGVINIVLNKSVNELNMTVTSGANFSKNANDQTGGVDGATTNIAASYGVPLGENGGFLNLSGDFDVRQAYGRMKEWEGGVFNAYNSIERLALGENLDIANLQDADVVRLSQNLSFFDQNDRDIISGFSPAELHSPTRTDGNGNITFYNPLSNDVTDAELAERNQQRSDYNMRVGQSALRGGRIFANFSLPLDDNGTEVYSFAGISSRTGNSAGFYRLPNQSRTYTPAYNNGFLPEINSAIKDRSLSVGVKGKINEWDVDLSNTYGKNSFLYTIGNTFNASMQNSSPTTFDAGGFSFAQNTANLDVTRFFEDTMSGLNVAFGAEYRVENYDIVAGEPASYGQYDGTGKINNAYDDILRDDSGTPLLTDEGATIPNPNSDIRVPTDFFGSARPGGSQVFPGFGPTNELSRGRSSVAGYIDIEADFSEKFLASFATRFEDYSDFGSTINFKLAARYKISDNLNIRGAANTGFRAPSLHQINFNSTSTIFDQNGDPQEVGTFANDSRAAKLLGIPELKEETSSSVSLGLTAKIPDANLTITVDGYYVEINDRVVYTGQFEGPGTGTELDNLLSQANATAASFFANAINTESRGLDVVITHQATLSDKWRLKSDLAGTFSKTNQIGDINSSEVLENAGLVDTYFPEDSRVYLEEAVPRTKLNLSNSLTSDKWIMFLRNVYFGEVTEATTVVENQQVFGTKVVTDLSIGYKATDALTLTLGANNLFDIYPDRAEEAFNNRSSGRFDWSRRAQQFGIGGRFLFARVNFTLK
- a CDS encoding DUF1573 domain-containing protein, whose product is MRKTFFALSICSLLAFVSCKENASSKVKSDNVAEAAQRDEAGKQVPVMEFAKAEHDFGTIEQGTPQETIFTFTNTGNAPLIITNATSSCGCTVPNPPKDPIAPGETGELVVKFNGSGQNQVTKTITVNANTEKGTEQLRIKAFVNPKGAAPVGPTK
- a CDS encoding Gfo/Idh/MocA family protein, with protein sequence MYHNRRNFIKKSSLALAGSSAAFLFPMELLASMRKKVGPNDQINVGLIGCKGMGFSDLTSMLKMSEISVMALCDVDEAVLKARTADLEKAGVKKPMWYRDYRKLLENKDIDVVIIGTPDHWHCLQLTDALTAGKDVYCEKPIANSIQEANIMLNYASSSDRMVQVGQWQRSQPHFVDAINFVHSGKLGSIRLAKAWAYQGWMKPVPVVADSAAPEGVDYKMWLGPAPERAFNANRFHFNFRWFWDYAGGLMTDWGVHLLDYALYGMKAGNPKSVMALGGKFAYPNDASETPDTLQTVFEYDKFSILWEHATGIDGGNYGRNHGIAFIGNNGTLVVDRNGWEVIPEEEFAGWGKKGTPKIEAVSYNKGEASGLDLHTANFIDAVKSRDNSKLNAPIKVGYDAAMVSHMGNVAFKTGNRIYWDDAAGKFKEEEANKLITSNYQNGWELPML
- the yajC gene encoding preprotein translocase subunit YajC — its product is MGDIGQFLPMILIFVVAYFFMIRPQMKRQKDEKKFAAELKRGDRVITKSGLHGKIMELNDNDFSCILETMAGKLKFDRSSISMEMSKKLNAPEKK
- a CDS encoding YdeI/OmpD-associated family protein; its protein translation is MDASKKVAAYYGNEHHFKNGIAQLRKLALQTELVETYKWSIPTYTINEKNVLAICKFKKHFGIWFFNGVFLSDSENLLENAQEGKTQAMRHWKFYSEDDINAMKVSAYINEAIENQKKGLTLIKSSKKKVTNVILPLELKEAFKTQQKAKSAFKELSPYKQKEYVEYIASAKRKTTKLNRLEKILPMIIEGKGLNDVYR
- the pepT gene encoding peptidase T, translating into MQNIIDRFLKYVKIDTQSDPNSKTTPSTEKQWYLADLLVEELLEIGMEEVSIDNKAYITATLPSNINIDVPTIGFISHFDTSPDFSGTDVNPQIIENYDGKDIVLNHMENIILSPDYFEDLLQYKGQTLITTDGTTLLGADDKAGITEIITAMEYLINHPEIKHGKIRVGFTPDEEIGRGAHHFDVEKFGADWAYTMDGSQVGELEYENFNAASAKVVIKGKSVHPGYAKNKMVNAISIASEFLEILPPEETPQNTSGREGFFHVHHIQGEIEHAEFEMIIRDHDKSYFENRKQLLRDIAEKLNDIHGNCIDLEIKDQYFNMREKVEPVFHIVELAKEAMEAMRVTPIIKPIRGGTDGSQLSYMGLPCPNIFAGGHNFHGKYEYVPVESMIKATEVIIKICELAAKKAE